A portion of the Homo sapiens chromosome 16, GRCh38.p14 Primary Assembly genome contains these proteins:
- the HIRIP3 gene encoding HIRA-interacting protein 3 isoform 1 (isoform 1 is encoded by transcript variant 1) has translation MAREKEMQEFTRSFFRGRPDLSTLTHSIVRRRYLAHSGRSHLEPEEKQALKRLVEEELLKMQVDEAASREDKLDLTKKGKRPPTPCSDPERKRFRFNSESESGSEASSPDYFGPPAKNGVAAEVSPAKEENPRRASKAVEESSDEERQRDLPAQRGEESSEEEEKGYKGKTRKKPVVKKQAPGKASVSRKQAREESEESEAEPVQRTAKKVEGNKGTKSLKESEQESEEEILAQKKEQREEEVEEEEKEEDEEKGDWKPRTRSNGRRKSAREERSCKQKSQAKRLLGDSDSEEEQKEAASSGDDSGRDREPPVQRKSEDRTQLKGGKRLSGSSEDEEDSGKGEPTAKGSRKMARLGSTSGEESDLEREVSDSEAGGGPQGERKNRSSKKSSRKGRTRSSSSSSDGSPEAKGGKAGSGRRGEDHPAVMRLKRYIRACGAHRNYKKLLGSCCSHKERLSILRAELEALGMKGTPSLGKCRALKEQREEAAEVASLDVANIISGSGRPRRRTAWNPLGEAAPPGELYRRTLDSDEERPRPAPPDWSHMRGIISSDGESN, from the exons ATGGCGCGGGAGAAGGAGATGCAGGAGTTCACCCGTAGCTTCTTCCGAGGCCGCCCGGACCTCAG CACGCTTACGCATTCCATCGTGCGGCGGAGGTACTTAGCTCACTCGGGCCGCAGCCACCTGGAGCCCGAGGAGAAGCAGGCACTGAAGCGGCTGGTGGAGGAGGAGCTGCTGAAGATGCAG GTGGATGAAGCCGCTTCCAGGGAAGACAAACTGGACCTTACCAAGAAGGGCAAGAGGCCTCCCACCCCTTGTAGCGACCCGGAGAGAAAAAGGTTCCGCTTCAATTCAGAGTCGG AGTCCGGCTCTGAAGCCTCCAGCCCAGACTACTTTGGACCCCCAGCAAAGAATGGGGTGGCAGCAGAAGTCAGCCCAGCCAAAGAGGAGAATCCAAGGCGAGCCTCAAAGGCAGTTGAGGAGAGCAGTGATGAGGAACGGCAGAGGGACCTGCCCGcacagaggggagaggagagcagtgaggaggaggaaaaggggtACAAGGGGAAGACTAGGAAGAAACCTGTGGTAAAGAAGCAGGCACCAGGCAAGGCCTCAGTCAGTAGGAAGCAGGCCAGGGAAGAAAGTGAGGAGAGCGAGGCAGAACCCGTTCAGAGGACAGCAAAGAAGGTGGAGGGAAATAAAGGAACTAAAAGCCTGAAGGAAAGTGAACAGGAGAGTGAAGAGGAGATCCTAGCCCAGAAGAAAgagcagagagaggaggaagtggaggaggaagagaaagaagaggatgaGGAAAAGGGGGATTGGAAACCCAGAACCAGGAGCAATGGCCGGAGAAAGTCAGCTAGGGAGGAGAGGAGCTGTAAGCAGAAAAGCCAGGCAAAGAGGCTCTTGGGAGACTCAGACAGCGAGGAAGAGCAGAAAGAGGCAGCCAGCAGTGGGGATGACAGTGGGAGAGATAGAGAACCCCCAGTGCAGAGGAAGAGTGAGGACAGGACCCAGCTTAAGGGTGGGAAGAGGTTGAGTGGAAGCAGCGAGGACGAGGAAGACAGTGGGAAGGGGGAACCCACAGCTAAAGGCTCTAGAAAGATGGCCAGACTGGGCAGCACCAGTGGTGAGGAAAGTGACTTGGAGAGGGAGGTAAGTGACAGCGAGGCAGGGGGAGGCCCCCAGGGGGAGAGGAAGAACCGCTCTTCCAAGAAGAGCTCCAGGAAAGGCAGGACACgaagctcctcttcctcctcagatGGAAGTCCAGAGGCCAAAGGAGGGAAG GCTGGCTCAGGTCGCCGTGGAGAGGACCACCCGGCTGTGATGAGGCTGAAGCGCTACATTCGGGCCTGTGGTGCCCATCGAAACTACAAGAAGCTGTTGGGCTCCTGTTGCTCACACAAGGAGCGCCTGAGTATCCTCCGGGCAGAACTGGAAGCGCTAGGCATGAAGG GTACCCCTTCCCTAGGGAAGTGTCGGGCCCTGaaggagcagagggaggaggcagCTGAGGTGGCCTCCTTGGATGTTGCGAACATCATCAGTGGCTCGG GCCGGCCACGCAGACGTACAGCCTGGAACCCTTTAGGAGAAGCAGCACCCCCAGGGGAGCTGTACCGACGGACCCTGGACTCAGATGAAGAGCGGCCCCGTCCCGCACCCCCAGACTGGTCACATATGCGTGGCATCATCAGCAGTGATGGCGAGAGTAACTGA
- the HIRIP3 gene encoding HIRA-interacting protein 3 isoform 2 (isoform 2 is encoded by transcript variant 2) produces MAREKEMQEFTRSFFRGRPDLSTLTHSIVRRRYLAHSGRSHLEPEEKQALKRLVEEELLKMQVDEAASREDKLDLTKKGKRPPTPCSDPERKRFRFNSESGWLRSPWRGPPGCDEAEALHSGLWCPSKLQEAVGLLLLTQGAPEYPPGRTGSARHEGYPFPREVSGPEGAEGGGS; encoded by the exons ATGGCGCGGGAGAAGGAGATGCAGGAGTTCACCCGTAGCTTCTTCCGAGGCCGCCCGGACCTCAG CACGCTTACGCATTCCATCGTGCGGCGGAGGTACTTAGCTCACTCGGGCCGCAGCCACCTGGAGCCCGAGGAGAAGCAGGCACTGAAGCGGCTGGTGGAGGAGGAGCTGCTGAAGATGCAG GTGGATGAAGCCGCTTCCAGGGAAGACAAACTGGACCTTACCAAGAAGGGCAAGAGGCCTCCCACCCCTTGTAGCGACCCGGAGAGAAAAAGGTTCCGCTTCAATTCAGAGTCGG GCTGGCTCAGGTCGCCGTGGAGAGGACCACCCGGCTGTGATGAGGCTGAAGCGCTACATTCGGGCCTGTGGTGCCCATCGAAACTACAAGAAGCTGTTGGGCTCCTGTTGCTCACACAAGGAGCGCCTGAGTATCCTCCGGGCAGAACTGGAAGCGCTAGGCATGAAGG GTACCCCTTCCCTAGGGAAGTGTCGGGCCCTGaaggagcagagggaggaggcagCTGA